Proteins encoded within one genomic window of Bacillus sp. F19:
- a CDS encoding YjfA family protein, giving the protein MKSLKKKIGLSIIMTLSMFFVSFGFGPSQTSAENHSYDGKSPYYNSCASSAVTKDKVWIDSVSYVELKYSTTCKTAWAKVTVTRPAVYNHEADARIIRNTDGKAYTCNSSEGNGVVNKGQTSCYTPMVYDLDPRKAQAQGIHAIPNSDAYKKAVTIWY; this is encoded by the coding sequence ATGAAAAGCTTGAAGAAAAAGATAGGTTTATCAATCATAATGACTTTGTCGATGTTCTTTGTATCATTTGGATTTGGACCCAGCCAAACAAGTGCTGAAAATCATTCTTATGATGGAAAAAGCCCCTATTATAACAGTTGCGCAAGTTCTGCTGTGACAAAAGATAAAGTGTGGATTGATTCCGTTTCTTATGTGGAATTAAAATATAGTACCACTTGTAAAACTGCCTGGGCGAAAGTTACGGTTACTAGGCCGGCGGTATACAATCATGAAGCAGACGCAAGAATTATTCGAAACACAGACGGCAAAGCTTATACGTGTAATAGCTCAGAAGGGAATGGGGTAGTAAATAAAGGTCAAACCTCTTGTTATACGCCAATGGTATATGACTTGGACCCGCGAAAAGCTCAAGCTCAGGGTATTCACGCAATTCCAAATAGTGATGCCTATAAAAAAGCAGTAACGATTTGGTATTAG
- a CDS encoding amino acid permease: protein MANKELKRGLESRHIQMIALGGTIGVGLFMGSASTIQWTGPSVLLAYAICGIFIFFIMRAMGEMLYLEPSTGSFATFGHKYIHPLAGYMTAWSNWFQWIVVGMSEIIAVGAYMKYWFPDLPAWIPGIIAMVILGAANLISVKSFGEFEFWFAMIKIVTIILMIIAGIGLIFFGFGNGGDAIGLSNLWAHGGFFTGGWSGFFFALSLVIAAYQGVELIGITAGEAKNPQKTITNAIQSIIWRILIFYIGAIFVIVTVFPWDQLDTLGSPFVSTFAKIGITAAAGIINFVVITAAMSGCNSGIFSAGRMLYTLGVNGQAPKFFTKISRNGVPLYGTIAVMIGLAIGVVLNYIAPPKIFVYVYSASVLPGMIPWFVILISQIRFRREKGAEMAKHPFKMPFAPVTNYLTIAFLMMVLIGMWFNDETRISLIVGIVFLGIVVISYYTLGISKRVPVDTQTDDGVTNR from the coding sequence ATGGCAAACAAAGAACTGAAGAGAGGTTTGGAATCACGTCATATTCAGATGATTGCTTTGGGCGGTACGATTGGTGTTGGTTTATTTATGGGGTCAGCAAGCACGATCCAATGGACGGGTCCGTCAGTACTGCTTGCTTATGCAATCTGCGGAATATTTATATTTTTTATTATGCGTGCAATGGGAGAAATGCTGTATTTAGAGCCAAGTACAGGTTCATTTGCAACATTCGGCCATAAGTACATACATCCATTAGCAGGTTATATGACTGCGTGGAGTAACTGGTTCCAGTGGATTGTCGTAGGGATGTCAGAAATTATAGCGGTTGGGGCATACATGAAGTACTGGTTCCCGGATCTGCCCGCTTGGATACCAGGTATCATCGCAATGGTCATTCTTGGTGCAGCGAACTTAATTTCCGTTAAATCATTCGGTGAATTTGAATTCTGGTTTGCGATGATTAAAATCGTTACGATAATCTTGATGATTATTGCAGGGATTGGTCTTATTTTCTTCGGATTTGGCAACGGAGGAGACGCAATCGGATTATCTAACCTTTGGGCACATGGCGGCTTCTTTACAGGTGGCTGGTCAGGATTTTTCTTTGCACTATCTCTTGTTATTGCAGCTTATCAAGGGGTCGAACTCATCGGGATTACAGCTGGAGAAGCAAAAAATCCGCAAAAAACGATCACAAACGCGATTCAAAGTATTATTTGGCGTATTTTAATCTTCTATATCGGAGCTATTTTTGTTATTGTAACTGTTTTTCCTTGGGATCAGCTTGATACTCTTGGAAGCCCGTTTGTCTCAACTTTTGCGAAAATTGGGATTACAGCAGCAGCAGGTATTATTAACTTTGTCGTAATTACAGCAGCAATGTCTGGCTGTAATAGTGGTATATTCAGTGCCGGCCGCATGCTTTATACATTGGGAGTGAATGGTCAAGCGCCAAAATTCTTTACGAAAATCTCTCGTAATGGTGTACCTTTATATGGAACGATTGCAGTAATGATCGGTTTAGCCATTGGTGTTGTTTTAAACTATATTGCACCGCCAAAGATATTTGTGTACGTATACAGTGCAAGTGTGCTGCCGGGTATGATCCCGTGGTTTGTCATCCTTATTAGTCAAATTCGATTCAGAAGAGAAAAAGGGGCTGAAATGGCCAAACATCCATTTAAAATGCCTTTTGCTCCTGTTACAAACTATTTGACAATTGCCTTCTTAATGATGGTATTAATCGGTATGTGGTTTAATGATGAAACGCGTATATCGCTTATAGTAGGGATTGTTTTCCTAGGCATCGTTGTGATTAGTTATTACACTTTGGGAATAAGCAAGCGTGTCCCAGTAGATACTCAAACAGATGATGGAGTGACTAACCGATAA
- a CDS encoding glycerophosphodiester phosphodiesterase, translating into MKRKKLFYAAIAALIVSTMVSTGNGQTVSAAERTGDGSTEFDLQAHRGGMGLTVESTIASFSKALELGVNTLELDVQITEDHQAVVTHDRKISGGNCQDTAPSFSGDPEYPYVGKYIKNLTLEQIRTLDCGSKTKPQYPGQETSSGAKMPLLTEVFDLVKRYNAKKVRMNIETKVEAGAPHETAPREEFVQIVAREVREAGMLDRVSIQSFDWGSLMRMREVEPSLPIIALTNGPQFLQPGQPGASPWLGGIDIDAFDGDLVAAARSFGADAISPVHGFPQNGKITDENYEPYVTKQMVADAHEAGMKVIPWTVNDSPTMNKLVEDGVDGIITDYPDRLREVMSHHDFKMPKRYKAPKSNYLTINN; encoded by the coding sequence ATGAAAAGGAAAAAGCTTTTTTATGCAGCAATTGCAGCACTGATAGTGAGTACGATGGTTTCAACTGGAAATGGACAGACCGTTTCAGCGGCTGAGAGAACTGGCGATGGATCAACTGAATTTGATCTCCAGGCACACCGCGGCGGAATGGGGCTTACAGTTGAATCTACTATTGCATCATTCTCTAAAGCTCTTGAACTCGGAGTAAATACCCTTGAGCTTGATGTGCAGATCACTGAGGATCATCAAGCTGTTGTGACACATGACCGTAAGATTTCAGGCGGAAACTGTCAGGATACAGCTCCGTCATTCTCAGGTGATCCCGAGTACCCATATGTCGGAAAATACATAAAAAATCTAACGCTTGAACAAATCCGCACTCTTGACTGCGGTTCAAAGACAAAGCCGCAGTATCCTGGTCAGGAGACAAGTTCAGGAGCTAAGATGCCTCTGCTGACTGAAGTTTTCGATCTGGTCAAACGCTACAACGCAAAAAAGGTCCGAATGAATATTGAAACAAAGGTAGAAGCGGGTGCTCCTCATGAAACCGCCCCGCGTGAAGAATTTGTTCAAATCGTTGCCCGAGAAGTCCGAGAGGCAGGAATGCTTGACAGAGTATCCATTCAAAGCTTTGACTGGGGTTCACTTATGCGAATGCGTGAAGTTGAGCCAAGTCTGCCTATCATAGCGCTGACTAACGGTCCTCAATTTTTGCAGCCAGGCCAGCCGGGAGCATCACCATGGCTTGGTGGAATCGATATCGACGCTTTTGACGGAGACTTAGTGGCAGCCGCCAGATCATTTGGAGCAGATGCAATCTCGCCAGTACACGGTTTTCCACAGAACGGCAAAATCACAGATGAAAACTACGAACCATACGTAACAAAACAAATGGTGGCAGATGCTCACGAAGCCGGAATGAAAGTGATTCCCTGGACAGTAAATGATTCCCCAACAATGAACAAACTGGTAGAGGATGGAGTCGACGGTATCATCACAGATTATCCTGACCGTCTCCGTGAAGTCATGTCTCACCATGATTTTAAGATGCCTAAAAGATATAAAGCGCCAAAAAGTAATTACCTAACTATCAATAACTAA